Within Lolium rigidum isolate FL_2022 chromosome 5, APGP_CSIRO_Lrig_0.1, whole genome shotgun sequence, the genomic segment GATGTGCCACCAAAGCTGGACCCTGAAGCTGTAGCTCCACCTATAGGTAGACACAGGTAGAATGCCATATTAGTCAGAGAAATGAATTAAGGGAAAACATCTAATTCACACTGAAAAGTATGAGAGAAGAAAATAGCAGGTCAATCTCAGCATGGGCACTAATAAATGGAAGTGGCAAACATCACAAAGTAAAAATGAGACCAACAGGTACTagcccctgttgattttgtttATAGAAGAAACAACCATGGGTAGTCCGGGGACTCAAACCCTGGCACTCAAACCCTGGCAGGCTGGGCGCGCACTCGCTGCCACTACCAAGTACCaacatcacaaagtaaaccatggtATGTGCAGGCATGCCAGCTTTATAACTAGGTGAAGTACTATAATGCATAAATCAAGTATACTGGTGCTGCCACTAGCAAATTGCACTAAGTTATAACATTCAGATCACACAATTAATTCCATTGCAGCTAAAAAATGCAGATATGCCAAACTGCTGGGAGTCATCATAGAAATGCAGTGCAAGCAGCTGAGCACAGCTCAGCACAAATAACAAGATTAGCGGTTTTCCAGCATGCCTGTGTTCGGTTTTTGAAAATTCCAATGGTGCTGGTGCTAACAATTTGCAGCAAAGATATGAACAATCAGATTttacaaaaacaaaaatgaatGCAGTTGCCGCTACAAAATGCCAAGAAAGCAAATTGCATGCGGCAACTTATAAACACTTCAGACTATTGGGATCTGAGAATCATCCCTGTAATGCAGTGCAGCACGTAACAAGCTTATCGGTTCTACTGTGTGCAAGTGACGGGAACAACATATTGCACTTCACGACCACAGATCATTTAAAATGAGCACAGAGCAACATACATCACAAGAAAGTTTGAGTACCTCCAAATGGCGTAGAAAATAGTGAAGTTCCAGCTATAGCAGGCGTTGAAGGAAAAGATGGGGTGATAGTCCCAAATCCAGACGGAGCTGGTGTTGATCCAACTGTAGGAGTGGAGGATGTCCCAAATGGTGTGGACAGCTGGGCTGACCCAGTTGTACCAAAAAGGTTAGTCGTGAGACTTGTAGTGGGTGTCGAAAAGAGACTTGGAGTAGTTGGTGTCGAGAAGAGACTCGAAGTGGATGGAGCAGAAgccggcatgctaaaagctgcaacGGTACTCGAGGAGGTTGCTGCAGCCGGTAGCAAAGATTGCTGTGGTTGGCTTGTCGTTGATGCTGAAGTTTGTGTTGTGGGCTGTACAGGAGCAGGCAAGTGCAATGTTGGATGGACCCTTCTGGCAGCTGCTTCTTGTTTGGCTGCTTCTCTTCTATTTGCCTCCAGGAATGGATCACTTGCATTACCCAGACGGCGCTGGCCATGAAGATACTCAGTTTTCATTGTCACAACAtactgatgaagattctccacctGTACGAAAAGTAACATCAGAAAAATGTCGGTCTCAGGGCACTACAAcaataaaaacataatttatcCCTATTTCTTTATACATATAAAATATTGATGGTACTAGAAAATTCATCAGTTCACAGCTTTATAGCTAGGCACTAAATGTCAACAGAAAATGAGGAATATCATTTGCACAACTTAAAGAATATGAACAACCTGAGCAGTTCATGTTAGACTTATGTATGAATAAATAACAAGGTGTTACCTTTGAAGCAACATAGATGAAATAGTCATGTACATTGGACATAACTTTTGGTAGAGATTCCACAGAAGAAGATGATCTTTTACTTGTCTCGATTTGAACCAGCTGCTCTAGCTCATTAATCCATTTACAGCATTCATCAAGATACTTCTCAAACTTGTTTACAGTTTGTACCATAAAATGGGAAGGCCTCTTTGGGATGCCACTATAGAAATCGCTGGTTGGTGCCAAAGCCACAGGCTGATTGGGTGAAGAACCACTGGCTGATTTGATGAACCTTGGCCTCAACATCATATATGAGCGAATAGCAAATTCTGTGTTCCACATCATTTCATTGACAACAGTCATTAATTCTTGAACTGATGCCTTCTCTCTCTCAATTACGGTGGCAGTCCCTGCGAGCTCCTGTTAAAGCACACAAATATTTACCCATGAATCCAAGGAGCAACATCTAGGAATAGATAGCATGTGCTTTACGAATTGATCTATATGCCTATGAGGAATAGGTATCGTGTGATCACTAAATATTCTTACTAATCAATAACATTCCATACTGCAACAGATCTCTTTTTAACATGAGATTGTACAGTGTATTCCTGGCAAAGAAACATGCCAGGGTTCAAGGAAACATTTGATTGTGAATTAAGCTTTACCATCTAATGATTCAGTTGCACATTTTATCGTCATGCTAATATTGTTT encodes:
- the LOC124653583 gene encoding nuclear pore complex protein NUP58-like codes for the protein MAFSFSSPAQQNPFQTPAPANPFHTPAPANPFQTPAPANPFQTPTSANPFQTPAQAQTPSPSPSPFQFNFQQPQQQQQQQQQQQQLAASTAQPQQQQQLLTLYTTEGKPAGYSTKWEELHPESQKALLQIEDKIREYKDESERLDQCSRLHDSSISNVNFELDASRIAQELAGTATVIEREKASVQELMTVVNEMMWNTEFAIRSYMMLRPRFIKSASGSSPNQPVALAPTSDFYSGIPKRPSHFMVQTVNKFEKYLDECCKWINELEQLVQIETSKRSSSSVESLPKVMSNVHDYFIYVASKVENLHQYVVTMKTEYLHGQRRLGNASDPFLEANRREAAKQEAAARRVHPTLHLPAPVQPTTQTSASTTSQPQQSLLPAAATSSSTVAAFSMPASAPSTSSLFSTPTTPSLFSTPTTSLTTNLFGTTGSAQLSTPFGTSSTPTVGSTPAPSGFGTITPSFPSTPAIAGTSLFSTPFGGGATASGSSFGGTSKGRSKARGRR